One genomic window of bacterium includes the following:
- a CDS encoding glycosyltransferase family 4 protein, producing the protein MKIGIISSPRVCVPPIGYGGAERVVYFLIKGLQELGHEVTLFGPRDSKVDCEVISVADTISYAMTNEEESRYNLQTSQVLQEISSKVQENIGRLDIINSHEEQFDLLPFKDFPHLQTLHNPFSNGFNTDKYYQAKDEIFYNSISHNQRRAFPILNYVATIYNGLDPDEFPINTDPKDYFAFIGRFSPVKSPNLAIWWAIKNNVPIKLAGNYNFQDNDYFHNEVEELLTRNNVEFIGETDMKMKIDLLSNALANLHFIKFREPFGLTVLEAGYMGTPTLAIKRGSMAELIEDGRTGVLVEDFDEAIFKLQEIKAIDRGVVATSFRRKFNYKIMASQYELVYKNVIDAFSQVNKKSLEVRDRQAFAKSSSSSVDKLYQELIRQIESSA; encoded by the coding sequence ATGAAAATTGGCATAATATCTTCACCCCGAGTATGCGTCCCACCAATCGGATACGGAGGTGCAGAAAGAGTAGTGTATTTTCTTATAAAAGGACTCCAAGAGCTGGGGCATGAAGTTACATTGTTTGGACCGAGAGACTCAAAAGTTGATTGTGAAGTAATTTCTGTCGCCGATACTATAAGTTATGCAATGACCAATGAAGAGGAATCGAGATATAATCTGCAAACTAGCCAAGTTTTGCAGGAAATATCAAGTAAAGTTCAGGAAAATATAGGCAGGCTAGATATTATAAATTCACATGAAGAACAATTTGACCTGTTGCCTTTTAAAGATTTTCCACATTTGCAAACATTACACAACCCTTTCTCGAATGGATTCAATACCGACAAATACTACCAAGCAAAAGATGAAATCTTTTACAACTCAATTTCGCACAATCAACGCAGGGCGTTTCCAATACTAAACTATGTAGCAACAATTTACAATGGATTAGATCCAGATGAGTTCCCAATAAATACTGACCCCAAGGATTACTTCGCATTCATAGGTAGGTTTAGTCCAGTGAAATCTCCAAACTTGGCAATTTGGTGGGCGATAAAAAATAATGTGCCAATAAAATTGGCAGGTAACTATAATTTTCAAGATAATGACTACTTCCATAATGAAGTTGAAGAACTACTTACAAGAAATAATGTTGAATTTATCGGAGAAACTGATATGAAGATGAAGATAGATTTGCTTTCAAATGCTTTGGCAAACTTGCATTTCATCAAATTTCGGGAACCTTTTGGTTTGACCGTTCTTGAAGCTGGCTATATGGGTACTCCAACTTTAGCAATAAAAAGAGGTTCTATGGCAGAGTTGATTGAAGATGGGAGAACAGGCGTATTGGTTGAAGATTTTGATGAAGCAATATTCAAACTGCAAGAAATCAAAGCAATTGACAGAGGTGTGGTAGCAACATCCTTTAGAAGAAAATTTAACTACAAGATAATGGCATCGCAATATGAACTTGTATACAAAAATGTGATTGATGCATTTAGTCAAGTCAACAAGAAGAGCTTGGAAGTACGAGATAGGCAAGCTTTTGCAAAAAGTTCTTCATCTTCTGTAGATAAACTATATCAAGAACTAATTAGGCAAATTGAATCAAGTGCATAA